One Setaria italica strain Yugu1 chromosome II, Setaria_italica_v2.0, whole genome shotgun sequence DNA segment encodes these proteins:
- the LOC101777238 gene encoding pentatricopeptide repeat-containing protein At2g45350, chloroplastic — MPSPPPGLPRRRSPAAATALLSRLRAAAGPNSPRHLLLRSMALVLTSGLSSSHPALASRLLNSLLPHVPCHRLPALLRLLPRDHLTLLLLSSVKHHHAHSLPAACALHGLAVASGHLPSDLRLANSLLSLYLSLGSPGSARRLLADIPRPDTVTWNTLLRACLRMGILPAARRLFDEMPERDLVSYNSMLAGYAAEGDMVGARELFDEMPERDVVTWNSMLAGYTRRGDMESAKKMFDAMPVRDVVSWNSVLDGYAQAGDVKMARMVFDGMPRRSIVSWNVVLALYAKVKDWCECLRLFDALMAVGENIPNEKTFVSVLTACGNLGDLERGKWVHSLVCERWERLVPDVLLLTALLTMYAKCGVMGTAKEIFDSMSEWSVASWNSMIIGYGLHGHSEKALELFTEMEKSGPQPNETTFICILSSCAHGGLVLEGWWCFDRMVRFYNIEPKAEHFGCMMDLLGRAGLLRDSEELIKNLQAKVSPALWGALIAASRTQDSSKLGEFVGKKLIEMKPTEFSSYVLLSNIYAAEGRWDEVEKVRKVMKENVVEKDVGMSLVGSSEPHQIADDGFSFQKNSVMLSMLGYMGVHVKQPSQV; from the coding sequence ATGCCTTCCCCTCCACCgggcctcccgcgccgccgctcgccggcggcggccacagcCCTGCTATCGcgtctccgcgccgccgccggaccgaACTCtccccgccacctcctcctccggtccATGGCGCTCGTCCTCACCTccggcctctcctcctcccacccGGCCCTGGCCTCCCGCCTCCTCAACTCCCTCCTCCCGCACGTCCCGTGCCACCGCCtccccgccctcctccgcctcctcccgcgcgaCCACCTCACGCTCCTGCTCCTCTCCTCCGTCAAGCACCACCACGCCCACTCCCTCCCCGCCGCTTGCGCGCTCcacggcctcgccgtcgcctccggccacctcccctccgacctccgcctcgccaACTCCCTCCTCTCGCTCTACCTCTCCCTCGGCTCACCGGgctccgcgcgccgcctcctcgccgacaTCCCCCGCCCCGACACCGTCACCTGGAACACCCTCCTCCGCGCCTGCCTCCGCATGGGCATCCTCCCTGCCGCGCGCCgcctgttcgacgaaatgccggAGCGGGACCTCGTCTCGTACAATTCCATGCTGGCTGGGTACGCGGCCGAGGGGGACATGGTCGGCGCCCGGGAGCTCTTCGATGAAATGCCGGAGAGGGACGTGGTTACGTGGAACTCAATGCTTGCTGGTTATACTCGGCGCGGGGACATGGAGAGCGCCAAGAAGATGTTTGATGCGATGCCAGTGAGGGATGTTGTGTCATGGAACTCGGTGCTGGATGGGTACGCCCAGGCCGGGGACGTCAAGATGGCGAGGATGGTTTTCGATGGCATGCCAAGGAGGAGTATCGTGTCGTGGAATGTTGTTCTTGCGTTATATGCAAAGGTGAAGGACTGGTGTGAGTGTTTGAGGCTGTTTGATGCGCTGATGGCTGTGGGGGAAAACATTCCAAATGAGAAGACGTTTGTGAGTGTTCTGACAGCCTGTGGTAATTTGGGTGATCTTGAGAGGGGGAAATGGGTGCATAGCTTGGTCTGCGAGAGGTGGGAGAGACTTGTGCCAGATGTACTACTGCTTACAGCACTTCTTACAATGTATGCCAAGTGTGGGGTGATGGGGACAGCAAAGGAGATATTTGATTCGATGAGTGAATGGAGTGTTGCATCCTGGAACTCAATGATCATTGGGTACGGATTGCATGGGCATAGTGAGAAAGCTCTCGAGTTGTTCACGGAGATGGAGAAAAGCGGGCCTCAGCCAAATGAGACAACTTTCATCTGCATCTTGAGCTCATGTGCTCATGGAGGCTTGGTGCTTGAAGGCTGGTGGTGTTTCGATAGGATGGTCAGGTTCTACAATATTGAGCCGAAGGCTGAGCACTTTGGCTGTATGATGGACCTCCTTGGTCGTGCTGGACTGCTCAGAGACTCTGAGGAGCTCATCAAGAATTTGCAGGCGAAGGTGTCACCTGCATTATGGGGCGCCCTAATAGCAGCCTCTCGAACTCAGGACAGCTCCAAACTTGGAGAGTTTGTTGGAAAGAAGTTGATTGAAATGAAGCCAACAGAGTTCAGCTCCTACGTGCTTCTGTCAAACATTTATGCTGCGGAAGGCAGATGGGATGAAGTCGAAAAAGTAAGGAAGGTGATGAAGGAGAATGTGGTGGAAAAAGATGTAGGAATGAGCCTTGTAGGATCAAGTGAGCCTCATCAAATTGCTGACGATGGCTTTTCGTTTCAAAAGAATTCTGTGATGCTTTCGATGTTGGGTTACATGGGTGTGCATGTGAAACAACCATCTCAAGTGTAA
- the LOC101777370 gene encoding rab3 GTPase-activating protein non-catalytic subunit, whose translation MAPRGHHLTEVALLASASADLAAAGAGEREGWLDDPAVLPSLGPRARALAVASAARSVLVIVPVTEGGGGGVTVEPALGPEEGRISAVEWVPLTAEEDGDGEEGVAVAIGTDTGWLLFYSLAGDLLHKQSIYPAKILKLNFRERKENAWEDSGSNELSVVFPGVIARFDGADLQSILQKSFQDVKSRLWKDKFEEEDASDEGSFGRIPFRIWNVSKFGSCADAAIVGLMPPPLLELQSSQRHYCAITVGEDAVVSAYRLSEDRGRSIVGAILSRGVAATFSTISSLSKILWRSEPSPPKKSRPKPQSFAKTSPLTCLKDSPRKGERLTLSPSGTLAAITDSLGRILLLDTHALVAVRLWKGYRDASCLFVEMLLNKDKASSSSMHIEYTKSDYCLCLAIHAPRKGIIEVWKMRTGSRLLTIPCPKGSRILQPSARLSSTYSYTPLEVYLFNGDSGQLSVLNSHVG comes from the exons ATGGCGCCGCGGGGCCACCACCTGACGGAGGTGGCCCTCCTCGCGTCCGCCTCggcggacctcgccgccgcgggtgCCGGCGAGCGGGAGGGGTGGCTGGACGACCCCGCCGTGCTCCCCTcgctcgggccccgcgcgcgcgccctcgCCGTGGCCAGTGCGGCGCGGTCCGTGCTCGTGATCGTCCCGGTCACcgaaggtggaggcggcggggtcaCGGTGGAGCCCGCGCTGGGGCCCGAGGAGGGCCGGATCTCAGCCGTGGAGTGGGTCCCGCTGAccgcggaggaggacggcgatggggaggagggggtggcagTGGCGATCGGCACGGACACCGGGTGGCTGCTGTTCTACTCGCTAGCCGGCGATCTACTGCACAAGCAG AGTATATATCCTGCAAAGATACTGAAACTCAACTTTCGTGAGCGGAAGGAGAACGCTTGGGAAGATTCAGGTTCAAATGAACTTTCTGTAGTTTTTCCTGGTGTTATCGCACGCTTCGATGGTGCTGACCTTCAG AGCATTCTTCAAAAATCATTTCAAGATGTAAAATCCCGTCTGTGGAAAGATAAGTTTGAAGAGGAAGATGCTAGTGATGAAGGTTCCTTTGGAAGGATACCCTTTCGGATTTGGAATGTAAGCAAGTTTGGTTCTTGTGCTGATGCTGCAATTGTTGGTCTGATGCCACCTCCCTTGTTAGAACTTCAG TCAAGTCAGCGCCACTATTGTGCCATCACAGTTGGAGAGGATGCTGTAGTTTCAGCATATAG GCTATCAGAAGATAGAGGCAGGTCAATTGTTGGAGCAATTTTGTCAAGAGGTGTAGCTGCAACATTTTCGACAATATCATCTTTGTCGAAAATATTATGGCGGAGTGAGCCATCACCACCTAAAAAGTCACGGCCAAAGCCTCAATCATTTGCAAAAA CTTCACCCCTAACTTGCTTGAAAGACTCGCCAAGGAAGGGAGAACGGCTTACACTCTCCCCAAGTGGTACATTGGCTGCCATAACTGATTCACTTGGGCGGATTCTACTGCTGGACACTCATGCCCTTGTGGCTGTGCGGTTATGGAAG GGCTATCGTGATGCTTCATGTCTATTTGTGGAGATGCTTCTAAATAAAGACAAGGCTTCATCAAGTTCAATGCATATAGAATATACAAAGAGTGACTACTGTTTGTGCCTAGCAATCCATGCCCCACGGAAAGGCATAATAGAG GTTTGGAAGATGCGGACTGGGTCACGCCTCCTAACTATCCCATGCCCCAAAGGGAGCAGAATCTTGCAACCCTCAGCGAGGCTCTCATCAACATACTCGTATACCCCACTGGAGGTTTACTTGTTCAATGGAGACTCTGGACAGTTGTCAGTTTTGAATAGTCACGTTGGATGA
- the LOC101777782 gene encoding plant cysteine oxidase 5 has translation MPSTTMDAIQKLYEVCKVSLSEKGPPSSEAIDKVRVVLDKITPSDVGLECEAQAARVWRSPQALSKKRVFPSSPAIRYRHIYECKSFSIGIFCIPASSIIPLHNHPGMTVLSKVLYGTVHVKSYDWIDKAEPLNLLKVRPAKVVRDGEMSAPCGAMVLHPEEGGNIHAFKAITPCAILDILTPPYSSEAGRHCSYFRRCPKSDPSGVLLNRTKGSEFVWLEEYQPRDSFVIRRDLYTGPALEL, from the exons ATGCCTTCCACGACTATGGATGCAATCCAGAAGCTTTATGAGGTTTGTAAAGTATCATTATCTGAAAAGGGGCCTCCATCTTCTGAAGCCATTGATAAAGTCCGCGTTGTATTAG acaagatcacaccttcGGATGTTGGACTAGAGTGTGAAGCTCAAGCTGCACGTGTTTGGCGGAGTCCACAAGCCCTGAGTAAGAAAAGAGTTTTTCCTTCCAGCCCTGCGATCAGATACCGTCACATATATGAGTGCAAAAGCTTCTCA ATTGGGATATTTTGCATACCAGCATCATCCATCATTCCACTCCACAATCATCCTGGCATGACTGTGCTCAGCAAAGTTTTATACGGCACAGTGCATGTCAAATCATATGATTGGATTGATAAAGCTGAACCTCTTAATTTATTGAAAG TGAGGCCTGCGAAGGTTGTAAGAGATGGTGAAATGTCGGCGCCTTGTGGAGCGATGGTTCTTCATCCCGAAGAAGGCGGCAACATACATGCTTTCAAAGCCATCACTCCCTGTGCTATCCTGGACATTTTAACACCTCCTTACTCTTCAGAAGCCGGGAGGCACTGCTCCTACTTCCGGAGATGCCCAAAGTCGGACCCATCGG GTGTTTTGTTGAACCGAACAAAGGGATCTGAATTTGTTTGGCTGGAAGAATACCAGCCCCGTGACAGCTTTGTCATTAGAAGGGACCTGTACACAGGACCTGCTTTAGAGTTATGA